From one Vicia villosa cultivar HV-30 ecotype Madison, WI unplaced genomic scaffold, Vvil1.0 ctg.000032F_1_1_3, whole genome shotgun sequence genomic stretch:
- the LOC131622614 gene encoding uncharacterized protein LOC131622614: protein MNNRKIDSFFKRKACEIEREERDEEVIIPITEPQRDLENPIIEEHHGFENSLERDPGKRPPIWKYPPNQVDAIQRAYLKWGPYQIHLENYPLSGNEDHPRRFQHTWFSIFPSWLEYSPSEDAAYCLPCYLFSKKPSGRPGSHVFISMGFRNWKKVRNGKQCSFLKHIGKDPCSPHNNAMQACQDLLNQDGHIRNVIQVQSSCQRMNNRLRLKTSIDTVRWLTLQACAFRGHDETSNSKNQGNFLELLKLLASYNDEIAKVVLENAPQNCKYTSHQIQKELLQILSSRVKKHIREEIGDSKFCIVVDEARDESKKEQMALVLRFVDKVGLIQERFFDVAHVKDTTSLTLKEAICDILSRHNLDVSNIRGQGYDGASNMRGEWNGLQALFMKDCPYAYYVHCFAHRLQLALVTSSREVKSVHKFFEKLTFIVNVVCSSTKRHDELQAAQLEEIAYLLEIDEIVTGKGANQVGTLKRAGDTRWGSHYNSICSLINMYEATCSVLKKIARERGSYATRGDADSSYNYLKAFDFIFILHMMKEIMGITDMLCQALQKQNQDVVNAMHLVRSTKSFIQDLRENGWDMLFTKVRSFCEKHGIEIPDLNDIHSTTRFGRSRLEENQVTIQHYFKVEIFFTTIDKQLQELNSRFSEQAMDLLTLSCALSPKDEYKAFNIDTICSLVEKYYPMDFSDQEKNNLQFQLQHFLFTARKESNLNNLSTIQELCSCLVATGQAEIYFLIDRLLRLIMTLPVSTATTERSFSAMKIIKTKLRNKMDDGFLGDSMTVYIEREISSSISSESIIDDFKSLGTRRALF from the coding sequence ATGAATAATCGAAAAATTGATTCTTTTTTCAAGAGGAAAGCATGTgaaattgaaagagaagaaagagaTGAAGAAGTTATAATCCCGATAACAGAACCTCAAAGAGATCTTGAGAATCCAATAATTGAAGAACATCATGGCTTTGAAAACTCTTTGGAACGTGATCCTGGAAAGCGTCCCCCGATTTGGAAATATCCACCAAATCAAGTGGATGCAATACAACGAGCTTATCTAAAATGGGGTCCATATCAAATTCATTTAGAAAACTATCCTTTGTCCGGTAATGAAGATCATCCAAGAAGGTTTCAACATACTTGGTTTAGCATTTTTCCATCATGGTTAGAATATTCACCATCCGAAGATGCGGCATATTGCTTACCATGTTACCTTTTTAGCAAAAAACCAAGTGGACGTCCCGGATCACATGTCTTCATTTCTATGGGTTTTAGAAATTGGAAAAAAGTTAGGAATGGAAAGCAATGTTCCTTTCTTAAACACATAGGGAAGGATCCATGCTCACCACACAACAATGCAATGCAAGCTTGTCAAGACTTATTGAATCAAGATGGTCATATTAGAAATGTTATTCAAGTGCAAAGTTCGTGTCAAAGAATGAATAATCGGCTACGTCTCAAGACTTCAATTGACACGGTTCGTTGGTTAACACTTCAAGCTTGTGCTTTTAGGGGTCACGATGAAACTAGTAATTCAAAAAATCAAGGAAACTTTCTTGAGTTGTTAAAACTTTTAGCATCTTATAATGATGAAATTGCAAAAGTTGTGTTGGAAAATGCTCCACAAAATTGCAAGTATACTtcacatcaaattcaaaaagagctCTTGCAAATTCTTTCAAGTAGGGTGAAAAAGCATATTCGTGAGGAAATTGGTGATTCCAAATTTTGTATCGTTGTGGATGAAGCCCGCGATGAGTCAAAAAAGGAACAAATGGCTCTTGTATTAAGATTTGTTGATAAAGTTGGTTTAATACAAGAAAGATTTTTTGATGTGGCACATGTTAAAGACACCACATCTTTAACTCTTAAGGAAGCAATATGTGATATACTTTCTCGACATAACCTTGATGTTTCTAACATTCGTGGCCAAGGTTATGATGGTGCAAGCAACATGAGAGGAGAATGGAATGGCTTACAAGCACTCTTTATGAAGGATTGTCCTTATGCGTACTATGTTCATTGTTTTGCTCACCGATTGCAACTTGCGTTGGTTACATCTTCAAGAGAGGTAAAATCAGTTCATAAATTCTTTGAAAAGTTAACTTTTATTGTTAATGTTGTTTGTTCTTCTACGAAGCGCCATGATGAGCTACAAGCGGCCCAATTAGAAGAAATTGCATATTTATTAGAGATTGATGAGATTGTAACTGGTAAAGGTGCGAATCAAGTTGGTACTTTGAAACGAGCGGGAGATACTCGTTGGGGATCACATTATAATTCTATTTGTAGCTTGATAAACATGTATGAAGCAACTtgttcagttttaaaaaaaattgcaagagAAAGAGGAAGTTATGCTACACGCGGGGATGCTGATAGTTCTTATAATTACTTGAaggcatttgattttatatttattttgcacATGATGAAAGAAATTATGGGGATAACAGATATGCTTTGTCAAGCCTTGCAAAAACAAAATCAGGATGTAGTTAATGCTATGCACTTGGTTCGTTCAACAAAGAGTTTTATTCAAGACTTGAGAGAAAATGGTTGGGATATGTTGTTTACTAAAGTGAGATCTTTTTGTGAAAAACATGGTATTGAGATTCCTGATCTTAATGATATTCATTCAACAACAAGATTTGGACGATCGCGTCTTGAAGAGAATCAAGTCACAATTCAACATTATTTTAAAGTTGAAATCTTTTTCACTACCATTGATAAACAGTTACAAGAGTTGAATAGCAGATTTAGTGAGCAAGCAATGGATTTGTTAACTCTTTCTTGTGCTTTgtctcctaaggatgaatataaAGCTTTTAATATTGATACTATTTGTTCTCTTGTGGAAAAATATTATCCTATGGATTTTAGTGATCAAGAGAAgaataatttgcaatttcaactCCAACATTTTCTATTTACTGCTCGCAAAGAGTCAAATTTGAACAATTTATCAACTATTCAAGAACTATGTTCATGCTTGGTTGCAACAGGACAGGCTGAAATTTACTTTTTGATTGATAGACTACTCCGTCTTATCATGACTCTTCCAGTTTCTACGGCTACAACTGAGAGGTCCTTTTCAGCAATGAAAATTATCAAGACTAAGTTGAGAAACAAGATGGATGACGGGTTTCTAGGAGATAGCATGACAGTATATATTGAAAGGGAGATCAGTTCAAGCATTAGTTCGGAGTCTATTATTGATGATTTCAAGTCACTCGGAACGCGTAGAGCATTATTTTAA